The Sinomicrobium kalidii genome contains a region encoding:
- the lysA gene encoding diaminopimelate decarboxylase, with amino-acid sequence MNNQDLLQIAREVGNPVYVYDAEKIISQYQRLTGAFSKVKNLKLNYAVKALSNISVLKLLNRLGSGLDTVSLQEVRLGLLAGFKPEDIIFTPNGVSLEEIEEVAALGVQINIDNLSILEQFGTKHADVPVCIRVNPHVMAGGNTNISVGHIDSKFGISVHQIPHLLRIVENTNMRINGIHMHTGSDILDIEVFLHASEILFETAKQFKDLDFIDFGSGFKVPYKEGDIETNVEELGKKLTKRFNDFCKEYGKDLTLAFEPGKFLVSEAGYFLARVNVVKQTTSTVFAGVDTGFNHLIRPMFYGARHEIVNISNPDGRDRFYSVVGYICETDTFANNRRIAQITEGDILCFKNAGAYCFTMASNYNSRYRPAEVLWYNGEAHIIRKRESFEDLVRNQVEVDVLLPEGKKEKEEAVTVKD; translated from the coding sequence ATGAACAATCAGGACTTATTGCAAATAGCCAGGGAAGTTGGAAACCCGGTTTACGTGTATGATGCGGAGAAGATCATATCGCAGTATCAACGGCTGACCGGGGCTTTCAGTAAGGTGAAAAACCTGAAACTGAATTATGCGGTCAAGGCGCTTTCCAACATTTCCGTATTAAAATTACTGAACCGCCTGGGAAGCGGACTGGACACGGTTTCCCTACAGGAGGTGCGGCTGGGATTACTGGCCGGATTTAAACCGGAAGATATCATATTTACCCCCAATGGCGTTTCTCTCGAAGAAATAGAAGAAGTGGCCGCGCTGGGCGTACAGATCAATATAGACAACCTTTCCATCCTGGAGCAGTTTGGCACCAAACATGCCGATGTGCCTGTATGTATCCGCGTTAACCCCCATGTCATGGCAGGGGGGAATACCAATATTTCCGTCGGTCATATCGATTCGAAATTTGGTATAAGTGTACACCAGATACCGCATCTTTTGCGCATTGTGGAAAATACCAATATGCGCATCAACGGTATTCACATGCATACCGGGAGTGATATTCTGGATATTGAAGTGTTCCTCCATGCTTCGGAAATATTGTTTGAAACCGCCAAACAATTCAAGGACCTCGATTTTATCGATTTCGGAAGTGGTTTCAAGGTGCCTTATAAGGAAGGGGACATTGAGACCAATGTGGAAGAATTGGGCAAAAAACTCACCAAAAGGTTTAATGATTTCTGCAAGGAATACGGTAAAGACCTTACCCTGGCTTTTGAACCGGGCAAGTTCCTTGTGAGTGAAGCCGGATATTTCCTGGCGAGGGTCAACGTGGTAAAACAGACGACCTCCACGGTTTTTGCCGGAGTGGATACCGGGTTCAATCATTTGATCCGGCCCATGTTCTACGGGGCACGTCACGAGATCGTCAATATCTCCAATCCCGACGGCAGGGACCGTTTTTATTCGGTAGTGGGCTATATCTGCGAAACAGATACCTTTGCCAATAACCGCAGGATCGCACAGATCACGGAAGGCGACATCCTGTGTTTTAAAAATGCGGGGGCGTATTGCTTTACCATGGCGAGCAATTACAATTCGCGTTACAGGCCTGCCGAGGTATTGTGGTATAATGGCGAGGCCCATATCATAAGAAAAAGGGAAAGCTTTGAAGACCTGGTACGAAACCAGGTGGAGGTGGATGTGCTGCTCCCCGAAGGCAAAAAAGAAAAAGAGGAAGCAGTAACAGTAAAAGACTAA
- the sucC gene encoding ADP-forming succinate--CoA ligase subunit beta, whose product MNLHEYQGKEILASFGVRVQRGIVAHNPQEAVTAAKQLTQETGTGWHVIKAQVHAGGRGKGGGVKLAKDLKQVEDLAEQIIGMNLVTPQTTAEGKKVHQVLVAEDVYYPGDSETSEFYMSVLLNRAKGKNMIMYSTEGGMDIEEVAEKTPHLIFTEEVDPSVGLLPFQARRIAFNLGLSGNAFKEMVKFASALYTAYTKADASLFEINPVLKTSDNKIMAVDAKVSLDDNALFRHKDYAEMRDLREENPIEVEAKAVGLNYVDLDGNVGCMVNGAGLAMATMDLIKQAGGEPANFLDVGGTADAKRVETAFRIILKDPNVKAILINIFGGIVRCDRVAQGIVDAYKNMGDAIQVPIIVRLQGTNAEIAKELIDNSGLAVHSAVQFQEAADKVKEVLS is encoded by the coding sequence ATGAATTTACACGAATATCAGGGAAAAGAAATACTGGCCAGTTTCGGCGTGAGGGTACAACGTGGTATTGTTGCCCACAACCCGCAGGAAGCTGTTACTGCTGCCAAGCAACTCACTCAGGAAACAGGGACCGGATGGCATGTTATCAAGGCCCAGGTACACGCAGGAGGCCGCGGTAAAGGCGGCGGTGTAAAACTGGCCAAAGACCTGAAACAGGTAGAGGACCTTGCAGAACAAATCATAGGTATGAACCTGGTAACCCCCCAGACTACCGCAGAGGGTAAAAAGGTACACCAGGTACTGGTAGCTGAAGATGTGTATTACCCGGGAGACAGTGAAACATCCGAATTCTATATGTCAGTACTTCTGAATCGTGCCAAAGGAAAGAACATGATCATGTACTCTACCGAAGGCGGTATGGACATTGAGGAAGTGGCCGAAAAGACCCCGCACCTCATCTTTACCGAGGAAGTGGACCCGTCTGTGGGGCTGCTGCCCTTCCAGGCCAGGAGAATAGCCTTCAACCTCGGGCTCAGCGGTAATGCCTTCAAGGAAATGGTAAAATTCGCAAGCGCACTCTACACAGCCTACACCAAGGCCGATGCTTCCCTGTTTGAAATCAACCCGGTATTAAAAACTTCCGATAACAAGATCATGGCAGTAGATGCCAAGGTTTCGCTGGACGATAACGCATTGTTCCGCCATAAGGATTATGCAGAAATGCGTGACCTCCGTGAAGAAAACCCCATTGAGGTGGAAGCCAAGGCCGTAGGGCTCAATTATGTTGACCTCGACGGTAATGTGGGTTGTATGGTAAACGGTGCCGGACTGGCCATGGCCACCATGGACCTTATCAAACAAGCCGGCGGCGAACCTGCAAACTTCCTCGACGTAGGGGGAACTGCCGATGCCAAACGTGTGGAAACCGCTTTCCGTATTATCCTTAAAGACCCGAACGTAAAAGCCATCCTCATCAATATTTTCGGTGGTATTGTTCGTTGCGACCGTGTGGCTCAGGGTATTGTAGACGCATACAAGAACATGGGAGACGCCATACAGGTACCCATCATCGTTCGCCTTCAGGGTACGAACGCGGAAATTGCCAAGGAACTTATCGACAATTCCGGACTTGCGGTGCACTCGGCCGTACAGTTCCAGGAAGCTGCGGACAAGGTAAAAGAGGTTTTGAGCTAA